The Pseudomonas extremaustralis genome contains a region encoding:
- a CDS encoding thermostable hemolysin codes for MPGIDWNIPLPLFFGHADGAKMRLSRALPQDAERPTFEAFIQQRFRLAHGADIRHFMPQLFGVNHVDGELCAVAGVRLASDGALFLERYLDHPIEPLISAAAEQPVARNAIAEVGNLAASDTGSARLSIIAITWLLAMAGLEWVAFTGNIGLVNSFHRLGLKPVTLCAADPQRLGDERHQWGSYYESQPWVHVGNIRAGFIHLRNMGLFSRLGLPTTIEDTSHVA; via the coding sequence ATGCCCGGTATTGATTGGAACATTCCCCTGCCCCTGTTTTTCGGCCATGCCGACGGCGCAAAAATGCGCCTCTCCCGCGCCCTGCCCCAAGACGCCGAACGCCCGACTTTCGAAGCCTTTATCCAACAGCGTTTTCGCCTCGCCCATGGCGCCGATATCCGCCACTTCATGCCCCAACTGTTTGGTGTCAACCACGTCGACGGCGAGCTGTGTGCCGTGGCCGGCGTGCGCCTGGCCAGTGACGGAGCGTTGTTCCTGGAGCGTTACCTGGATCACCCCATCGAACCGCTGATCAGCGCCGCCGCCGAACAACCTGTGGCGCGCAACGCCATCGCCGAAGTGGGCAACCTGGCCGCCAGCGATACCGGCAGTGCGCGCCTGAGCATCATCGCGATTACCTGGTTGCTGGCCATGGCCGGCCTGGAATGGGTGGCGTTCACCGGCAATATCGGCCTGGTCAACAGTTTCCATCGCCTCGGTTTGAAGCCGGTCACCCTGTGCGCGGCCGATCCGCAGCGCCTGGGGGACGAGCGTCATCAGTGGGGCAGTTACTACGAAAGCCAACCTTGGGTGCACGTCGGCAATATCCGCGCCGGGTTCATCCATCTGCGCAACATGGGCCTGTTTTCACGCCTGGGGTTGCCGACAACGATAGAGGACACCAGCCATGTCGCCTGA
- a CDS encoding cytochrome b — translation MTETLLPSRYAKLSMTLHWLMLALFVGVYACIELKGLLPRGHALRSALLGGHALFGIGIFLLVWLRLLGRLMPRPPILPRPPAWQTAASHLMHLALYGLMIVTPVLAWLMLNAGGKPVPYFEFALPVLVAPDPDLARQFKHWHEWLGSAGYWLIGLHAAAGLFHHYWVQDNTLVRMLPKRFSR, via the coding sequence ATGACCGAAACCCTGCTGCCCTCTCGCTATGCGAAGCTTTCGATGACCCTGCACTGGCTGATGTTGGCGCTGTTCGTCGGCGTTTATGCCTGCATCGAACTCAAAGGCCTGTTGCCACGGGGGCATGCCCTCAGAAGTGCGCTGTTGGGCGGCCATGCGCTGTTCGGTATCGGCATTTTCCTGTTGGTCTGGCTGCGTCTGCTCGGGCGCCTGATGCCGCGTCCGCCGATCCTGCCGCGCCCGCCCGCCTGGCAGACGGCCGCGTCGCACCTGATGCACCTGGCGTTGTACGGCCTGATGATCGTCACCCCCGTGTTGGCCTGGCTGATGCTCAACGCCGGCGGCAAGCCGGTGCCGTATTTCGAGTTTGCCCTGCCTGTGCTGGTGGCACCGGACCCGGACCTGGCCAGGCAGTTCAAGCACTGGCACGAGTGGCTGGGCAGCGCCGGTTATTGGTTGATCGGCCTGCACGCGGCGGCGGGGCTGTTCCATCACTATTGGGTGCAGGACAACACCTTGGTGCGCATGTTGCCAAAGCGTTTCAGCCGCTGA
- a CDS encoding metallopeptidase — MRSVKNAFIRGRSCLVLLACLSALGLPGTPKADDVPSLITLDASTAKTRDGRPVSEGRDNAKLLLDSQTWLDIPLDRSLTVRVKKLRVSQQSGATVWVGEVQPSAAGRRTVGPGRDLSHDFAADPKNLAILVAHDEHVTGSVIVDGDSYEILPLKNGRVAVSREQDIEIPDAPLLDTGKAREGPAIARSADAAQQPIRVLTVYSNDARDGLADPVAQGIKHFEYFKTVAQLSGVTGVFENAGVVNIDYNQPSKQCQADLTCMNRLLAPVAQLSSDLRVRLKAQVVIAMLDTDGGLASIAGPTSLNRSHAYAAMHNSMTYAHEVGHLLGAHHEDGGTPFPYSNGYCQRTVQPYWHTLMGYCGGASPASVRIGAYSNPRLTYQGLPMGVEGVNDNVRAINDWHPIVAGFFPPPDPAGAPIASGFVELGQKDLPFSGERANLNGAASRNPGVDALQMEWSQVEGAPAAMIDNSQAAIAVAHFPEVQVPTDYRFRLTVRNATGAVDSTDASVRVYPRSQGVACGNVAAWNADQVYSVPGQQVSYQGDVYRQVAPAAGSIVRRAPSVWNGLVAPMNWRLVKACDEPKTLQQRVAAVDTWARANRSTPVTVGLQQQLANLLRQQQLTWPSPSAQGRLRPIEFESKRCVIKDPANPTRLVLREACNEPAAARWLLDGSGRLHAMDTPDLCVRNNGDNQAVTLQPCSDSSTPWIRVKEAAADYQAVWGQALVSDFSVNPSVDYGGFLTDVGGNLGTRIKTPTQSVTYSKFGNIPQDASLLLAHAGADTLKVVGQVMDSAGVPGTAPPMPPMVVISGPSEVNSGDSVQLDASASSSINPGADPLAFTWEAPVELGAQTSGALLRFNAPAVTTPTPYTLRLRVDDGQIQGQEQHLVVVRSPGNGGLEGDLNGPVEILEKTAAVFTAAVRSPDNLPLKYAWVIPPGFTGQVGDAASVTLTAPAVDADTSLPLRVNVRDSNGTVLNLEKNLSVKKDTQLKGGTIVGATEVESEQTFTQHVEIGNPHHRDLTYDWVVTSPPGGAFTVIGASNQRELTLKAPRLLTRKDGYIRVVVRDGVGLASIPNKTITVKAFELPPMIGRLVVPNHVNVGDVFEPHVIIDNPEGRELSYRWTVNTANFEVLDSDPKRPSARVKATKSSNNAGLVVQVTVSDGSGRSVTYNTPRVVVGEPSGANAPQGEVNGPLQVVSGQSVRYQAAFTSPVGNPLSYAWVKGVLIGATPNSPDQTWTAPSVTTDQVVTVAVTVSDSARNSVKKAIAVLVKASGDVPEPEPQPPVGKIVSADTVEAGSSLLVSTDATSTPPGDKLNYAWTFSPPLEGSAVNGPSMTLRAAQVSEITPVALQLVVTDSKNASLTLRKSISVLPSARPVAQINGPAMVETGKPLALSAVSSSGIALRYAWQADGFNPPASVLVSPTFTAPAAAGARTIRLTVTDAANRTASASQAITITAPAQSGDCAEPWVASKAYSVNNVKVSYDGYNYEVAHWTQNQRPDLNWVISGSAKPWRRLAPCTP, encoded by the coding sequence ATGCGCTCAGTGAAAAACGCCTTTATCCGTGGCCGATCCTGCCTTGTATTGCTTGCCTGCTTGTCGGCGCTCGGTCTGCCTGGCACACCCAAGGCCGACGACGTTCCAAGCCTGATCACCCTTGACGCCAGCACCGCGAAAACGCGAGATGGCCGGCCCGTCAGCGAGGGCCGCGACAATGCAAAATTGCTCCTCGATAGCCAGACGTGGCTGGACATTCCGCTGGATCGGAGCCTGACGGTCAGGGTCAAGAAACTGCGGGTTTCCCAGCAGTCCGGCGCCACCGTCTGGGTGGGTGAAGTGCAACCCTCGGCAGCGGGGCGTCGCACGGTCGGCCCTGGCCGCGATCTTTCCCACGACTTTGCCGCAGACCCGAAGAACCTGGCGATTCTGGTGGCTCACGATGAGCATGTCACCGGTTCGGTGATCGTGGACGGGGACAGCTATGAAATCCTGCCTCTCAAGAACGGTCGGGTTGCCGTTTCGCGCGAGCAGGACATCGAAATTCCCGATGCTCCGCTTCTCGACACCGGCAAAGCCCGCGAGGGGCCGGCGATCGCCCGCAGCGCCGACGCGGCGCAACAGCCCATCCGCGTGCTGACGGTTTATAGCAACGATGCTCGCGATGGCTTGGCCGACCCGGTCGCACAAGGCATCAAGCATTTCGAGTATTTCAAGACGGTCGCCCAACTCAGCGGTGTCACCGGCGTATTTGAAAACGCCGGGGTGGTCAACATCGACTACAACCAGCCGTCCAAACAATGCCAGGCTGATTTGACCTGCATGAACCGCTTGCTGGCTCCGGTCGCGCAATTGAGCAGCGACCTTCGCGTTCGATTGAAGGCGCAAGTGGTCATCGCCATGTTGGACACGGATGGCGGCCTGGCATCCATCGCCGGGCCGACGTCCTTGAACAGAAGTCACGCCTATGCCGCGATGCACAACTCCATGACCTATGCCCATGAAGTCGGGCATTTGCTCGGCGCACACCATGAAGACGGCGGTACACCGTTCCCGTATTCCAACGGTTACTGCCAGCGCACCGTCCAACCGTATTGGCACACGCTGATGGGCTACTGCGGCGGTGCCAGCCCGGCGTCGGTACGAATCGGCGCCTATTCCAACCCGAGGCTGACGTACCAAGGGTTGCCGATGGGCGTGGAAGGCGTTAACGACAACGTGCGCGCGATCAATGACTGGCACCCGATCGTCGCCGGCTTTTTCCCGCCTCCCGACCCCGCCGGTGCTCCCATCGCCAGCGGATTCGTGGAATTGGGCCAGAAAGACCTGCCGTTTTCCGGCGAGCGCGCCAACCTCAATGGCGCGGCGTCGCGCAATCCTGGCGTGGACGCGCTGCAAATGGAGTGGTCACAGGTCGAAGGCGCTCCGGCGGCGATGATCGACAACAGCCAGGCGGCGATTGCCGTCGCGCATTTTCCTGAAGTACAGGTGCCCACCGACTACCGGTTCCGGCTGACCGTCAGGAATGCCACGGGCGCAGTGGATAGCACCGATGCCAGCGTGCGTGTGTACCCACGCAGCCAGGGCGTCGCCTGCGGGAATGTCGCGGCCTGGAATGCCGATCAGGTGTACTCCGTGCCCGGCCAGCAGGTGAGTTATCAGGGCGATGTGTACCGCCAGGTCGCGCCCGCGGCTGGAAGCATCGTGCGGCGTGCGCCGAGCGTCTGGAACGGCTTGGTGGCACCGATGAACTGGCGGCTGGTCAAGGCCTGTGATGAGCCCAAGACCTTGCAACAGCGCGTGGCGGCGGTGGATACCTGGGCACGGGCCAATCGCAGCACGCCGGTGACGGTTGGTTTGCAGCAGCAACTGGCCAATCTATTGCGGCAACAGCAACTGACCTGGCCGTCGCCTTCGGCGCAGGGGCGCCTGCGGCCTATCGAATTCGAATCCAAGCGTTGTGTGATCAAGGACCCGGCCAACCCGACCCGGCTGGTGCTGCGAGAAGCCTGTAACGAGCCCGCCGCGGCGCGTTGGTTGCTCGATGGCAGCGGGCGCTTGCACGCCATGGACACGCCTGATCTGTGCGTGCGCAATAACGGCGACAATCAGGCGGTGACCCTGCAACCGTGCAGCGATAGCAGTACGCCGTGGATACGTGTGAAGGAGGCGGCCGCCGATTATCAGGCGGTGTGGGGGCAGGCGCTGGTCAGTGACTTCAGCGTGAACCCATCGGTGGATTACGGCGGGTTCCTGACCGACGTGGGAGGCAATCTGGGCACCAGAATCAAGACGCCCACCCAGTCCGTCACCTACAGCAAATTCGGCAACATCCCCCAGGACGCCAGCCTGTTACTGGCCCACGCGGGGGCGGACACCCTGAAAGTGGTCGGGCAGGTGATGGACAGCGCAGGGGTACCCGGCACCGCGCCACCCATGCCGCCGATGGTGGTGATCAGCGGGCCGTCCGAGGTCAACAGCGGCGACAGCGTACAACTCGACGCCAGCGCTTCGAGTTCGATCAATCCGGGGGCCGATCCGTTGGCATTCACCTGGGAAGCGCCCGTAGAACTCGGCGCTCAGACCAGCGGCGCGTTGCTGCGTTTCAACGCACCCGCCGTAACAACGCCGACACCTTACACCTTGAGGTTGCGGGTCGATGATGGGCAAATCCAGGGGCAGGAACAGCACCTGGTGGTGGTGCGCAGCCCAGGGAATGGCGGGCTTGAAGGCGACCTGAATGGCCCGGTGGAGATCCTGGAAAAAACCGCCGCAGTCTTTACTGCCGCTGTTCGGTCCCCGGACAACTTGCCCTTGAAGTACGCATGGGTCATCCCGCCTGGGTTCACCGGGCAGGTCGGTGACGCCGCCAGCGTGACCCTGACCGCTCCTGCCGTCGACGCCGATACAAGTCTGCCGCTGAGGGTCAATGTGCGTGACAGCAACGGCACGGTGTTGAACCTGGAAAAAAACCTCAGCGTGAAAAAAGACACCCAGCTCAAAGGCGGAACCATCGTCGGTGCCACCGAGGTCGAGAGCGAGCAGACCTTTACCCAGCATGTCGAAATCGGTAATCCCCATCACCGCGATCTGACCTACGACTGGGTGGTGACCTCGCCACCCGGCGGCGCGTTTACGGTGATCGGTGCCAGCAATCAACGCGAGCTGACCCTCAAGGCACCGCGGCTGCTGACCAGGAAAGACGGATACATCAGGGTGGTTGTGCGCGACGGGGTCGGTCTTGCGTCGATTCCGAACAAAACCATCACGGTCAAAGCGTTTGAACTGCCGCCGATGATCGGGCGTCTGGTGGTGCCCAACCACGTCAATGTGGGAGATGTGTTCGAACCGCATGTGATCATCGATAACCCTGAAGGCAGGGAGCTGAGCTACAGATGGACGGTGAACACCGCGAACTTCGAAGTGCTGGATTCAGATCCCAAACGGCCCAGCGCCAGGGTGAAGGCGACCAAGTCGAGTAATAACGCTGGGTTGGTGGTCCAGGTCACGGTCAGCGACGGCAGCGGTCGGTCGGTGACTTACAACACCCCGCGTGTCGTTGTCGGCGAGCCCAGCGGTGCCAACGCGCCTCAAGGTGAAGTGAACGGCCCGCTGCAAGTCGTCAGCGGCCAAAGCGTCCGGTATCAAGCCGCGTTCACGTCGCCCGTCGGTAACCCGCTGTCCTACGCCTGGGTCAAAGGTGTGTTGATCGGGGCTACGCCCAATAGCCCCGACCAGACCTGGACGGCCCCGTCAGTGACCACCGACCAGGTGGTCACCGTGGCGGTGACGGTGTCCGACAGCGCCCGCAACAGCGTGAAAAAAGCCATCGCGGTGCTGGTCAAGGCCAGCGGCGATGTGCCGGAGCCCGAGCCACAGCCGCCAGTGGGCAAGATCGTCAGTGCCGACACCGTCGAAGCGGGCAGTTCGCTGCTGGTCAGCACCGATGCGACCTCAACCCCACCGGGCGACAAATTGAATTACGCATGGACGTTCTCGCCGCCACTGGAAGGCAGTGCGGTCAACGGCCCGTCGATGACACTGCGTGCCGCCCAAGTGAGCGAGATCACACCCGTCGCGCTGCAACTGGTGGTGACCGACAGCAAAAACGCCAGCCTGACCCTGCGCAAGAGCATCAGCGTCCTACCCTCGGCCAGACCCGTGGCGCAGATCAACGGCCCCGCGATGGTCGAGACCGGCAAGCCTCTGGCGTTATCGGCGGTCAGTTCAAGCGGTATCGCCTTGCGTTATGCCTGGCAGGCCGATGGCTTCAATCCGCCGGCTTCGGTGTTGGTCAGCCCGACATTCACCGCGCCGGCTGCAGCGGGCGCGCGCACCATCCGGTTGACCGTCACCGACGCGGCCAACCGCACCGCCAGCGCCAGCCAGGCGATCACAATCACTGCGCCGGCGCAGTCCGGGGATTGCGCCGAACCCTGGGTCGCCAGCAAGGCCTATTCGGTGAACAACGTGAAGGTCTCCTATGACGGCTACAACTATGAAGTAGCGCACTGGACGCAAAACCAGCGCCCGGATTTGAACTGGGTGATCAGCGGCAGCGCCAAACCCTGGCGACGCCTGGCGCCCTGCACCCCATAA
- a CDS encoding Lrp/AsnC family transcriptional regulator has protein sequence MIDTIDQQLITALMDDSRLSLKALAGITGLSSPSVGERLRRLEERGVLTHYTVDIDPKHFGYLLQAIVRIRPLPGKLQEVERQIQAIPEFTECDKVTGDDCFIARLHVRTMDQLDTLLDRLNTYAETNTAIVKKTPVKRRLPPLTND, from the coding sequence ATGATAGACACCATCGACCAACAACTGATCACCGCTTTGATGGACGACTCGCGGCTGTCCCTCAAGGCGCTGGCGGGCATTACCGGGTTGTCATCGCCCAGCGTCGGCGAGCGCCTGCGTCGCCTGGAAGAGCGCGGCGTGCTGACCCACTACACGGTCGACATCGACCCGAAACATTTTGGCTACCTGCTGCAAGCCATCGTGCGCATCCGCCCCCTGCCTGGCAAATTGCAGGAAGTGGAACGCCAGATCCAGGCGATCCCCGAATTCACCGAATGCGACAAGGTCACCGGCGACGACTGCTTTATCGCGCGCCTGCACGTGCGCACCATGGATCAACTCGACACCCTTCTCGACCGGCTTAACACCTATGCCGAAACCAATACGGCCATCGTCAAGAAAACCCCGGTAAAGCGACGCTTACCGCCACTGACCAATGACTGA
- a CDS encoding DMT family transporter — protein METSIRRGSWEMIGAMLISGTIGWFVLVSGVSVIEVVFWRCAIGGLTLLLVCALLGYLRLDLLNRATLGLAVLSGVAIVGNWLLLFEAYSRASIAISTAVYNVQPFLLVLLAALVLGEKLSVQKLAWLCVAFLGMLAIVTAHGEAQSGGDYLGGIALALGAAFLYAIAALIIKRLKHVPPHLLALIQVTTGAVLLAPLVPWHSLPVVPDAWAALVTLGVVHTGFMYVLLYGAIQKLPTAITGALSFIYPIAAIFVDWIAFGHRLGWLQWLGVAAILLAAAGLQRGWSVLRGIAVVRGLRG, from the coding sequence ATGGAAACCTCCATCCGTCGCGGTTCGTGGGAAATGATCGGCGCCATGCTGATCTCGGGCACCATCGGCTGGTTTGTGCTGGTGTCGGGCGTCTCGGTCATCGAAGTGGTGTTCTGGCGCTGTGCGATCGGAGGCCTGACGTTACTGCTGGTCTGCGCGTTGCTGGGCTACCTGCGCCTGGACCTGCTCAATCGGGCCACATTGGGGCTGGCGGTGCTCAGTGGCGTGGCCATCGTCGGCAACTGGCTGCTGCTGTTCGAAGCCTATTCCCGCGCTTCGATTGCCATCAGCACGGCGGTGTATAACGTGCAGCCGTTCCTGTTGGTGCTGCTGGCGGCGCTGGTGCTGGGCGAAAAGCTCAGTGTGCAAAAGCTCGCGTGGTTGTGCGTGGCGTTCCTCGGCATGCTGGCGATCGTCACCGCCCATGGCGAGGCGCAAAGCGGCGGCGATTATCTTGGCGGTATCGCGTTAGCGCTGGGGGCGGCGTTTCTGTATGCAATCGCGGCCTTGATCATCAAGCGCTTGAAGCACGTGCCGCCGCATTTGCTCGCGCTGATTCAGGTCACCACCGGTGCCGTGCTGCTGGCGCCCCTGGTGCCGTGGCACAGCCTGCCGGTCGTGCCCGATGCTTGGGCGGCACTGGTCACGCTGGGGGTGGTGCACACCGGTTTCATGTATGTGTTGCTGTATGGCGCGATCCAGAAACTGCCGACGGCGATCACCGGCGCGCTGTCGTTCATCTACCCGATTGCGGCGATCTTCGTCGACTGGATTGCCTTCGGACACCGCCTGGGTTGGCTGCAATGGCTGGGCGTGGCGGCGATTCTGCTGGCGGCGGCGGGGTTGCAGCGGGGGTGGTCGGTGTTGCGGGGGATCGCGGTGGTCAGGGGCTTGCGGGGGTGA
- a CDS encoding peptidase U32 family protein: protein MSLPKHHLELLSPARDVAIAREAILHGADAIYIGGPSFGARHNACNEVSDIAQLVEFARRYHARVFTTINTILHDNELEPARKLIHQLYDAGVDALIVQDLGVMELDIPPIELHASTQTDIRTLARAKFLDQAGFSQLVLARELNLQEIRAIADETDAAIEFFIHGALCVAFSGQCNISHAQNGRSANRGDCSQACRLPYTLKDDQGRVVAFEKHLLSMKDNNQSANLRALVDAGVRSFKIEGRYKDMGYVKNITAYYRQRLDEILEDRPDLARASSGRTAHFFLPDPEKTFHRGSTDYFVSDRKIDIGAFDTPTFTGLPVGVVEKAGKRDLQVITHEPLSNGDGLNVLVKREVVGFRANIAEPKGEFEEDGQKRYRYRVEPNEMPAGLHQLRPNHPLNRNLDHNWQQALLKTSAERRIGLAWVARLRETQLDVTATSEEGISASVTLPGPFGVANKPEQALDTLRDLLGQLGTTEYHATAIELDAPQAFFIPNSQLKALRREVIEALTAARIAAHPRGGRKAETTPPPVYPEAHLSFLANVYNQKARDFYHRHGVKLIDAAFEAHEETGEVPVMITKHCLRFSFNLCPKQAKGVTGVKTKVAPMQLIHGDEVLTLKFDCKPCEMHVVGKIKGHILGLPQPGSVVGYISPDDLLKTIPRAPH, encoded by the coding sequence ATGTCCTTGCCCAAGCATCACCTGGAATTGCTAAGCCCTGCCCGCGATGTCGCCATTGCCCGCGAGGCCATCCTGCATGGCGCCGACGCCATCTATATCGGCGGCCCAAGCTTCGGCGCGCGCCATAACGCGTGCAATGAAGTGAGCGATATCGCTCAATTGGTGGAATTCGCCCGTCGTTACCACGCCCGCGTGTTCACCACGATCAACACCATCTTGCATGACAACGAGCTGGAACCGGCGCGCAAGCTGATCCATCAGCTCTACGACGCTGGCGTCGATGCATTGATCGTGCAGGACCTGGGGGTGATGGAGCTGGATATTCCGCCCATCGAGCTGCACGCCAGCACCCAGACCGATATCCGTACCCTGGCCCGCGCCAAGTTTCTCGACCAGGCCGGTTTCTCGCAGTTGGTATTGGCCCGCGAGCTGAACCTGCAAGAAATCCGCGCCATCGCCGACGAGACCGACGCTGCCATCGAGTTCTTTATCCATGGTGCGCTGTGCGTGGCGTTCTCCGGGCAGTGCAATATCTCCCATGCGCAGAACGGCCGCAGCGCCAACCGTGGCGATTGCTCCCAGGCCTGCCGCCTGCCGTACACCTTGAAAGACGATCAAGGCCGCGTCGTCGCCTTTGAAAAGCACCTGCTGTCAATGAAAGACAACAACCAGAGCGCCAACCTGCGTGCCCTGGTGGATGCCGGTGTGCGCTCGTTCAAGATCGAAGGGCGCTACAAGGACATGGGCTATGTGAAAAACATCACCGCCTATTACCGTCAGCGCCTGGACGAGATCCTCGAGGACCGTCCGGACCTGGCCCGCGCCTCCAGCGGCCGTACCGCGCATTTCTTCCTGCCCGATCCGGAAAAAACCTTCCACCGTGGCAGCACCGACTACTTTGTCAGCGACCGCAAGATCGACATCGGCGCCTTCGACACCCCGACTTTCACCGGCCTGCCGGTGGGCGTGGTGGAAAAAGCCGGCAAGCGCGACCTGCAAGTGATCACCCATGAGCCGCTGTCCAACGGTGACGGCCTCAATGTGCTGGTCAAGCGCGAGGTCGTGGGTTTCCGCGCCAATATCGCCGAGCCCAAGGGCGAGTTCGAGGAAGACGGCCAGAAGCGCTACCGCTACCGCGTCGAACCGAATGAAATGCCGGCGGGCCTGCATCAACTGCGGCCCAACCACCCGCTGAACCGCAACCTCGATCACAACTGGCAGCAGGCGCTGCTCAAGACCTCGGCCGAGCGCCGTATCGGCTTGGCGTGGGTCGCGCGGCTGCGGGAAACCCAGTTGGACGTCACCGCCACCAGCGAAGAAGGCATCAGCGCCAGCGTCACCCTGCCCGGCCCGTTTGGCGTGGCCAACAAGCCGGAACAGGCGCTGGACACCCTGCGCGACCTGCTCGGCCAACTGGGCACCACCGAATACCACGCCACCGCCATCGAGCTGGATGCGCCCCAGGCGTTCTTCATCCCCAACTCCCAGCTCAAGGCGTTGCGCCGCGAAGTGATCGAAGCGCTGACCGCCGCGCGTATCGCCGCCCATCCCCGTGGCGGACGCAAGGCCGAAACCACGCCGCCGCCGGTGTACCCGGAAGCGCACCTGTCGTTCCTGGCCAACGTCTACAACCAGAAAGCCCGCGACTTCTATCACCGTCACGGGGTGAAACTGATCGACGCCGCCTTCGAAGCCCATGAAGAAACCGGCGAAGTACCGGTGATGATCACCAAGCACTGCCTGCGCTTCTCGTTCAACCTGTGCCCGAAACAGGCCAAGGGTGTGACCGGCGTGAAGACCAAGGTGGCGCCGATGCAACTGATCCACGGCGATGAAGTGCTGACCCTGAAATTCGACTGCAAGCCCTGCGAAATGCACGTGGTGGGCAAGATCAAGGGGCACATCCTCGGCTTGCCGCAGCCGGGCAGCGTGGTCGGCTACATCAGCCCGGACGACCTGCTCAAGACCATCCCCCGCGCGCCGCACTGA
- a CDS encoding RidA family protein, with product MANHDLSYTPDPDIDSISSDVVGFNGILVSTQIPTRADGSLELGDITLQSECTLQALKVALEKAGSAMDRVMHLTIYLTDMADRAAFNEVYKRFFAKPWPVRAAVGVAALAVEGMRVEVTAMAAKA from the coding sequence ATGGCCAACCACGATTTGTCCTACACCCCCGATCCCGATATCGATTCCATTTCCTCCGATGTCGTCGGCTTCAACGGCATCCTGGTCTCCACCCAGATCCCCACCCGCGCCGATGGCAGCCTTGAGCTGGGCGATATCACCCTGCAAAGCGAATGCACCCTGCAAGCCCTGAAAGTGGCCCTGGAAAAAGCCGGCAGCGCCATGGACCGGGTCATGCACCTGACCATTTATCTGACGGATATGGCCGACCGCGCCGCCTTCAATGAGGTCTACAAACGCTTCTTCGCCAAGCCCTGGCCCGTGCGCGCGGCGGTGGGCGTTGCCGCCCTGGCGGTCGAAGGCATGCGCGTGGAAGTCACCGCGATGGCCGCCAAGGCCTGA
- a CDS encoding isocitrate lyase/PEP mutase family protein, which translates to MPKKSHSALRRNFRELLATPTCVETASVFDPMSARIAADLGFEVGILGGSVASLQVLAAPDFALITLSEFVEQATRIGRVAQLPFIADADHGYGNALNVMRTVEELERAGVAALTIEDTLLPAQFGRKSTDLISIEEGIGKVRAAVEARVDPELSIIARTNAGVLPTEAVIERTLAYQKAGADGICMVGVSDFEHLEDIAQHLTVPLMLVTYGNPKLHDSQRLASLGVRVVVAGHGAYFAAIKATYDSLRAQRQLTHSTSNLSATELTHTYTLPESYVGWAEKFMDVKE; encoded by the coding sequence ATGCCAAAAAAGTCCCATTCGGCGCTTCGTCGCAATTTCCGTGAACTGCTTGCCACACCCACCTGCGTGGAAACCGCATCGGTGTTCGACCCGATGTCGGCGCGTATCGCCGCCGACCTGGGGTTCGAGGTCGGTATCCTCGGCGGCTCCGTGGCGTCGTTGCAGGTCCTGGCCGCGCCCGACTTTGCATTGATCACACTGAGTGAGTTCGTCGAGCAGGCCACCCGCATCGGGCGCGTCGCCCAATTACCCTTCATCGCCGATGCCGACCATGGCTATGGCAATGCCCTCAACGTGATGCGTACCGTCGAAGAACTCGAACGCGCCGGCGTGGCCGCGCTGACGATCGAAGACACGTTGCTGCCGGCGCAATTCGGACGTAAGTCCACCGACCTGATCTCCATCGAGGAAGGCATCGGCAAAGTCAGGGCCGCGGTGGAAGCGCGTGTCGACCCCGAACTGTCGATCATCGCGCGGACCAATGCGGGCGTGCTGCCCACCGAGGCGGTGATCGAGCGCACCCTGGCCTACCAGAAAGCCGGGGCCGACGGGATTTGCATGGTGGGCGTCAGTGACTTCGAGCACCTGGAAGACATCGCCCAGCACCTCACGGTACCGCTGATGCTGGTGACCTACGGCAATCCGAAGCTCCATGACAGCCAGCGCCTGGCCAGCCTTGGCGTGCGCGTGGTGGTGGCCGGCCACGGCGCCTACTTTGCCGCGATCAAGGCGACCTACGACAGCCTGCGTGCCCAGCGCCAACTGACCCACAGCACTTCGAACCTCAGCGCCACCGAACTGACGCACACCTATACGTTGCCGGAGAGCTACGTGGGCTGGGCCGAGAAGTTCATGGATGTCAAAGAGTAA